One stretch of Streptomyces agglomeratus DNA includes these proteins:
- a CDS encoding ABC transporter substrate-binding protein, with translation MLKKPARLTVTAVALASLLLTGCSDGGGRGRDADGRITLRFQSLAWQKESVDANKELVEEWNAAHPEVRVEYVHGSWDSVHDQLLTSFEGGEAPDIIHDASDDLADFAYGGYLADLRKLLPARLRSDIPRRGWETTTFGEGVYGVPFLQEPRVLIANEKILEESGVRVPTPERPWSWPEFRQIAKELSGGDGKTFGVAWPLKDPVSATLNLGLSAGGQLFHRDEDGRAEVRFTEGDAVVADTVHDQVNTDRSASAATLGMGGSDTLPGFFGGKYAMVPLGFSYRQQIAQQAPEGFRWKVLPAPAGDEGPVQGVSPQTLSIAEDSPYKKEAMEFIDFFLQPANMARLAKGDWMLPTGTAALKDPALRTEKDGWATGAALAEHLVPAPAQSVRGYPEWKDKVATPAYQEYYSGAIDAEELRKRLVEDGNLVLARYQR, from the coding sequence ATGCTCAAGAAACCCGCCCGGCTCACCGTCACCGCCGTGGCGCTCGCGTCGCTGCTGCTCACCGGCTGCTCGGACGGCGGCGGCCGCGGCAGGGACGCCGACGGGAGGATCACGCTCCGCTTCCAGTCCCTCGCCTGGCAGAAGGAATCCGTCGACGCCAACAAGGAACTCGTCGAGGAGTGGAACGCCGCGCACCCCGAGGTCCGCGTCGAGTACGTCCACGGCAGCTGGGACAGTGTCCACGACCAGTTGCTGACGTCCTTCGAGGGCGGCGAGGCCCCGGACATCATCCACGACGCCTCCGACGACCTCGCCGACTTCGCGTACGGAGGCTACCTCGCCGATCTGCGCAAGCTGCTGCCCGCCCGGCTCAGGAGCGATATCCCGCGGCGCGGCTGGGAGACCACCACCTTCGGCGAGGGGGTGTACGGCGTGCCGTTCCTCCAGGAGCCGAGGGTCCTGATCGCCAACGAGAAGATCCTCGAAGAGTCCGGAGTACGCGTCCCGACTCCCGAAAGGCCGTGGAGCTGGCCGGAGTTCCGACAAATCGCCAAGGAACTGAGCGGCGGCGACGGCAAGACGTTCGGTGTGGCCTGGCCGCTCAAGGACCCGGTCTCGGCCACCCTCAACCTCGGCCTCTCGGCAGGCGGGCAGCTCTTCCACCGCGACGAGGACGGCAGAGCCGAGGTGCGCTTCACCGAGGGCGACGCCGTGGTGGCCGACACCGTCCACGACCAGGTCAACACCGACCGGAGCGCATCGGCGGCCACCCTCGGCATGGGCGGCTCCGACACCCTGCCCGGCTTCTTCGGCGGCAAGTACGCCATGGTGCCCCTCGGATTCTCCTACCGGCAGCAGATCGCCCAGCAGGCGCCCGAGGGGTTCCGGTGGAAGGTGCTGCCCGCTCCGGCGGGGGACGAGGGACCGGTGCAGGGCGTGAGTCCCCAGACGCTCTCCATCGCCGAGGACAGTCCGTACAAGAAGGAGGCGATGGAGTTCATCGACTTCTTCCTCCAACCCGCGAACATGGCGCGCCTCGCCAAGGGCGACTGGATGCTCCCGACCGGCACCGCCGCCCTGAAGGACCCGGCGCTGCGTACCGAGAAGGACGGCTGGGCCACCGGCGCGGCCCTCGCCGAGCACCTGGTTCCGGCCCCGGCCCAGTCCGTGCGCGGCTACCCCGAGTGGAAGGACAAGGTGGCGACCCCCGCCTACCAGGAGTACTACAGCGGCGCGATCGACGCCGAAGAGCTGAGGAAACGCCTGGTCGAGGACGGAAATCTGGTGCTCGCCCGCTACCAGCGGTGA
- a CDS encoding carbohydrate ABC transporter permease: protein MRTRRSTRAGQYLALVCYLVFLAFPFLWLVSTAFKPPRELGSLHPTWIPRDPTLGNFRQAFDEQPLLEAALNSLLAALSAALIAVVIATPMAYVMARHRTKLSAAATGWVVVSQAFPFVLVIIPLFLILKNLHLVNSLPGLITVYVVWSLPFALWMLVGYVRAVPRELEEAAAVDGASRLRTLVSVIAPLLAPGVVATALFAFITAWNEFFFALVLLKTPEKQTLPVVLTHFLGAEGVADLGPLAAAAFLATLPSLVVFALIQKRITGGMTAGAVKG from the coding sequence ATGCGCACCCGCAGGTCCACGCGCGCCGGCCAGTACCTCGCGCTCGTCTGTTACCTCGTCTTTCTCGCCTTCCCCTTCCTCTGGCTGGTCTCGACGGCCTTCAAGCCGCCGCGTGAACTCGGCTCCCTGCACCCCACATGGATCCCGCGGGACCCGACGCTCGGCAATTTCCGCCAGGCTTTCGACGAACAGCCCCTGCTGGAAGCGGCGCTCAACAGCCTGCTCGCCGCTCTTTCGGCTGCCCTGATCGCGGTGGTCATCGCGACGCCGATGGCCTACGTCATGGCCCGCCACCGCACCAAGCTCTCCGCGGCCGCCACCGGATGGGTGGTGGTCAGCCAGGCGTTCCCCTTCGTTCTGGTGATCATCCCGCTGTTCCTGATCCTCAAGAACCTCCACCTCGTCAACTCGCTCCCCGGCCTGATCACGGTGTACGTCGTGTGGTCGCTGCCCTTCGCGCTCTGGATGCTGGTCGGTTACGTCCGGGCCGTACCGCGCGAGCTGGAGGAGGCCGCCGCGGTCGACGGCGCGAGCAGGCTCCGCACGCTCGTCTCGGTCATCGCCCCGCTGCTGGCCCCCGGCGTCGTCGCCACCGCGCTGTTCGCGTTCATCACCGCATGGAACGAGTTCTTCTTCGCGCTCGTCCTCCTCAAGACCCCGGAGAAGCAGACATTGCCCGTAGTCCTCACACACTTTCTCGGCGCGGAGGGGGTGGCCGATCTGGGCCCGCTCGCCGCCGCCGCGTTCCTCGCCACGCTGCCCTCCCTCGTCGTGTTCGCCCTCATCCAGAAGCGGATCACGGGCGGGATGACGGCCGGGGCGGTGAAGGGGTGA
- a CDS encoding carbohydrate ABC transporter permease, protein MPPEGVESVTLQTAKSRSGTKSGGGAWFLVLPALIPILILSVGPLLYGTALAFTDSQSGRTTPTQWIGLLNFQDLLRDTLFWDSFRIGLLWAVGVTVPQFLLALGLALLLNQNLRFRWLARALAIIPWAMPEVVVGIMWRLVYNPDAGILNETVRDFGLGDGRDWLTGLATALPAVILVGIWAGMPQTTVALLAGLQNTPHELHEAAALDGAGAWRRFRTVTWPAIKPVALAITALNFIWNFNSFALVYVLTNGGPGGRTRLPMLFAYEQAFRYGQFGYAAAMGCVMVAVISVMLACYLVGRLKGGDDQ, encoded by the coding sequence ATGCCGCCCGAAGGAGTCGAATCCGTGACATTACAGACCGCGAAATCGCGGTCCGGAACGAAGTCCGGCGGTGGAGCCTGGTTCCTGGTGCTGCCCGCGCTGATCCCGATCCTGATCCTCAGTGTCGGCCCGCTGCTCTACGGCACAGCTCTCGCCTTCACCGACTCGCAGTCGGGCCGCACCACACCCACCCAGTGGATCGGCCTGCTGAACTTCCAGGACCTGCTGCGCGACACGCTGTTCTGGGACTCGTTCCGGATCGGCCTGCTGTGGGCGGTGGGGGTGACCGTTCCGCAGTTCTTGCTGGCGCTCGGTCTCGCCCTCCTGCTCAACCAGAACCTCCGCTTCCGCTGGCTGGCGAGGGCACTCGCGATCATCCCCTGGGCGATGCCCGAAGTGGTCGTCGGCATCATGTGGCGCCTCGTCTACAACCCCGACGCCGGAATCCTGAACGAGACCGTCCGCGACTTCGGTCTCGGTGACGGGCGCGACTGGCTGACGGGCCTGGCCACCGCCCTCCCCGCCGTCATACTCGTCGGCATATGGGCGGGCATGCCGCAGACCACGGTCGCCCTGCTCGCCGGCCTCCAGAACACCCCGCACGAGCTGCACGAAGCCGCTGCCCTCGACGGCGCTGGCGCCTGGCGCCGGTTCCGTACCGTCACCTGGCCCGCGATCAAACCCGTCGCCCTGGCCATCACGGCGCTCAACTTCATCTGGAATTTCAATTCCTTCGCGCTGGTGTACGTCCTGACCAACGGCGGACCCGGCGGCCGCACCCGCCTCCCCATGCTCTTCGCCTACGAACAAGCCTTTCGTTACGGCCAGTTCGGTTACGCCGCGGCCATGGGCTGCGTCATGGTCGCCGTGATCTCCGTGATGCTCGCCTGCTACCTCGTGGGCCGCCTGAAGGGAGGCGACGACCAGTGA
- a CDS encoding 3'-5' exonuclease, translating into MGWHGEPLVGFDLETTGTEPLESRIVTASIVGVRNGEVSRQRDWLADPGIRIPAQASAIHGISSERAGAEGRPAHEVADQIAETLTGYWAQGVPVVAYNAAFDLTLLAAELRRYGLPSLSERRGGAGLGPVIDPYTIDRAVDRYRKGKRTLEAVCVEYGVVLDGAHEASADALAAVRVALAIAERHPSVAALDPAELHERQIRWYADWAANFQEFLRKKGTADAVIDPRWPLRELTPAVL; encoded by the coding sequence ATGGGATGGCACGGGGAACCGCTGGTCGGATTCGACCTGGAGACGACCGGCACGGAGCCGCTGGAGTCCCGGATCGTCACGGCCTCGATCGTCGGAGTGCGGAACGGCGAGGTGTCACGCCAGCGCGACTGGCTGGCCGACCCCGGCATCCGCATCCCGGCGCAGGCGTCGGCGATCCACGGGATCAGCAGCGAGCGGGCCGGGGCGGAGGGCAGGCCCGCCCATGAGGTGGCCGACCAGATCGCGGAGACGCTGACCGGGTACTGGGCGCAGGGCGTGCCGGTCGTCGCCTACAACGCGGCCTTCGATCTGACGCTGCTCGCGGCGGAGTTGCGCAGGTACGGGCTGCCGTCGCTGAGCGAGCGGCGCGGTGGCGCCGGCCTCGGCCCCGTCATCGACCCGTACACGATCGACCGAGCCGTCGACCGCTACCGCAAGGGCAAGCGGACGCTGGAAGCGGTCTGCGTCGAGTACGGCGTGGTCCTCGACGGTGCCCACGAAGCCTCGGCCGACGCTCTCGCGGCGGTCAGGGTCGCCCTCGCGATAGCCGAGCGCCACCCGTCGGTCGCCGCGCTGGACCCTGCCGAGCTGCACGAGCGGCAGATCCGGTGGTACGCCGACTGGGCTGCGAACTTCCAGGAGTTCCTCCGCAAGAAGGGGACAGCGGACGCGGTCATCGATCCCCGGTGGCCCTTGCGCGAACTGACGCCTGCCGTGCTCTGA
- a CDS encoding SAV2148 family HEPN domain-containing protein, with translation MSSGGLELPPGDAGHEGGSAGVPPGAVSVARPMEIGAELDWGADAWSEVRTRAQRAGRAYIWLNLVEQRLRAVVAAVLRPIYEPVHGEDDWVVAAAGPAGQEWVQRAVAVREVSRRKGYLLDPADDNVISFLTLPQLRELMVQHWPCFEPYFDDRRDVELALDELEVTRNVVSRNRALSEAVLAQAERASARLLEILGSGAGVQSAGRLKVDAVEELVGDRYADVVSVHSDRVRLQRQLPAEDLFGGARRLDAIGIGLNLLVQNFSGRRLVRLAESGCRIRLLFLNPASSAVRRRERELGLAKGELSRSVEMNILHMRRVRSKLRDPGAFEIQVFDETPRFTAYLVDGDGSDGLAVVQTYLRKARGMEAPVLVLRGGGRGVVRHGHDGQDAEGGLFDTYREEFEAVWVDSRPVS, from the coding sequence GTGAGCTCGGGAGGGCTGGAACTGCCCCCCGGTGACGCAGGTCACGAGGGGGGTTCCGCAGGCGTCCCGCCCGGAGCGGTGTCGGTCGCTCGCCCGATGGAGATCGGGGCGGAACTGGACTGGGGCGCGGACGCCTGGAGCGAGGTGCGTACGCGCGCCCAGCGGGCCGGCCGGGCCTACATCTGGCTGAACCTCGTGGAGCAGCGGCTGCGTGCCGTCGTCGCCGCCGTTCTCCGGCCCATCTACGAGCCGGTGCACGGCGAGGACGACTGGGTGGTCGCGGCAGCGGGGCCGGCCGGTCAGGAGTGGGTGCAGCGCGCCGTCGCGGTGCGCGAGGTCTCGCGCCGGAAGGGGTACCTGCTCGACCCCGCCGACGACAACGTCATCAGCTTCCTCACGCTGCCCCAGCTCCGCGAGCTGATGGTGCAGCACTGGCCGTGCTTCGAGCCGTATTTCGACGACCGGCGCGATGTCGAACTGGCCCTGGACGAGCTGGAAGTCACCCGTAACGTCGTCTCGCGCAACCGGGCGCTGTCCGAGGCCGTGCTGGCGCAGGCGGAACGGGCGTCCGCGCGGCTCCTGGAGATCCTGGGCAGCGGGGCCGGTGTGCAGTCCGCCGGCCGGCTCAAGGTGGACGCCGTCGAGGAACTGGTGGGGGACAGGTACGCCGATGTGGTCAGCGTCCACTCGGACCGGGTCCGTCTCCAGCGCCAGCTTCCCGCCGAGGACCTTTTCGGCGGGGCGCGGCGGCTCGACGCGATCGGCATAGGGCTGAACCTCCTCGTCCAGAACTTCTCCGGCCGGCGGCTGGTGCGGCTGGCCGAGTCGGGGTGCCGCATACGCCTTCTCTTCCTCAATCCGGCGAGCAGCGCGGTCCGGCGACGGGAACGCGAACTGGGCTTGGCAAAGGGTGAGTTGAGCCGGTCGGTGGAGATGAACATCCTCCACATGCGGCGGGTGCGCTCGAAGCTCCGCGACCCGGGGGCGTTCGAGATCCAGGTCTTCGACGAGACGCCGCGCTTCACGGCGTATCTGGTGGACGGGGACGGCTCGGACGGGCTCGCCGTCGTGCAGACGTATCTGCGCAAGGCGCGCGGCATGGAGGCGCCGGTGCTGGTGCTGCGGGGTGGCGGGCGCGGCGTGGTCAGGCACGGACATGACGGTCAAGATGCCGAAGGCGGTCTTTTCGACACATACCGGGAGGAATTCGAAGCCGTGTGGGTGGACTCCCGACCGGTGTCCTGA